The sequence ttgtctaaaaccggccttgGGCTGAGAGAACAGGGTAAGCAGCACACAGGGAGGGGTTTTCCAGCTATGAAAGACTGAAGAACTGGAAAATGAAATGCCCCAGACAATGCACTATGGAGAGTTACAGTAACATTTGATCCCACAGGTTCTTTCCAAGAATGAACGCACAATAATTGGCACACAGTGCACACTGCGATTCATAGTGAGAAGTCAATATGTCAGTTGTGCCAAGTTTTCAGGTTGTAAGAACACCCTGCATGCTGCCCTAATCCTTTGTCTAGAAATTCAGCAAGGCTCAGAAGTGAAAGAGCACTTGTACTTTTGAGGGCTTTCTTGTTATTCGCGGGCAATGAATGGGTAATTTTAAGAGGGATTACAAAAATGAGCACTTGAATGCTGACCTATTTTAGAAACTAAATATCCTAAGGAACTTTGCAAGAACTAAAGTTATGTGCAATGGATATTGTAAATTTgcatacacaaatacacaaaatttGTAACACTAATTTGTGCCTGCTTGTAAATACCACCTGCGCACAACATATAGGGCAGTGAAATCAAAAACTTACGTTATCTTCACAGCAAGTGGAGTTCAAAGTGTTTACTACTCCCCATATCAGATATTGTGTTCTATTATAGCTGATGAAGAGACATGAGTAGTTTTACCTTTTTGATTCTTCATCAACATCTTTGTTGCTGGATGATTGAATCGTAgttaaaaatgttacaaaaataataaaagttatattttatagaaAGGCTGATCTGATATATTGAATGAGTTTAAATCTGATAGTGGGAGTAAACCTCCATGAGCCCCACttgtattttcttttttggacAACCCAGTTAGTGAGTCATATAAATGGTATATAACAGTCCAGGCTCATCAAGCAGACATAAGAGGAAAAGGTAAGAGCAGAATCCAGAGCTCAGGAGGTGGAGAAAGGAAGTACATGCAGTGTGTGCTAGAATGGAGGAAGTGAGAGCAGTGTGTAGTACTATTTAGACTCAAGTCTGTGAGGGGGCAGAGGATCAGCAGAGACGGTGCTAATATTGGATCAGGCTTGTGCATGCATTAATGATGACTCCTACTCTACCCACCAGATACTCCCCATACGTCACCTGAAATGACAAGTAAATGACTGACTGCAAAAAGATGATGTACTACCACAACATAATCCAGGTAAGATCTCATCTCTCTTCTGTTGTACTGACATGCCACTCACCAACACATAATGTTCTGATCATAACAGTCTCCTAGAGAAATGTTTTGCCTACAAATTGTAAATgtgttacacatgtatttatttttcataGCTTTCAGCATAACCAACTTCTTTTCTCCAATGCTCTTAACATAACAAAACTGCGCGTATAATTTAAAtcccctatagtatatgtatgcaTATCTGTATATTCCCATGCTTACAGATAATAAATCATGCAGTCTGTTCCTGGAGTCCCACAAGGTTTTTTAGAAAACTGTAGCCAGAGTTTTTCTCATTTGCTATGTTGTTTTGTTTTCAGATGCACTAGGTCGTTCTTTGTAACTATCATTTATATTGTAACCTTGtaatatatttgctgtatataacataatattCTTTGATATTATCCTGTGTATGGTTAAAAACCAAAATAGTCCCTCACGGTAGTTATGGGCAGAGGTCACATATAAGGACTGCCTGTACCACTGACAAAGAAGCAAACTAGCTCCCTTTGTTTTTCCTCCTCAACACAATAGTCGTATTTGCAGACCAAGGCAGGAGGTTAAACAAGGTTTCTCTGATGGTTTCATTTCCATTTCAGTCGTGATGATAACTGTAGAGTGAACTtaacctaaggctgcattcacacaaccgtagggggacatacgtcccccatagaccggcAATGGGCCCCGTACCATACCGTGTGAAGGTATTCTAAGAGAAATATTGGCAAACCCAGGAAAACTAAATAATAATAGACAGTGGTACAAATCAGATGGGCTGTGTCTCAAAATGCAGGTTATGGTTGGGTTAGGTCCTAGAAATAAATCAATCTTATATGGAGGCCTGGGAGAAGGATTTTGGAAAGAAGTTAGAGGCCAACATATGGTCGGATACCTTCTCCCATTTTGCCTCAACTTCAATTAATGTTTCATTGGTTGAGGCAGGATATAAGACCATGCTTACCTACAATGGTCTCTAACACCTCAAAGATTGCATAAAATGTACTCCACAacctcatttaattttttttggggcTGTTGCCAAGGAGGTTTAGTAATGCATATTTGTTGGGAATACACAAAGGTACAAAGATTTTGGATTAGGTTCCACCGATTTATCTTTCCCTTACAGGGGTGAATATACTGAAATCACCAAAGCATACTAAACGTCTTATAATGTTTATTTTTCTGGCGGCCAAGATTACAATTGCTAGACATTAGAAATCCCCACACATTAACTTTGACCACTTGAAGAAAAAATTGTCTTGGATAATAAAAATAAGCTGTCTAGTATTTTAAAAGACAAAATTACACAATTTGAGGCTACGTGGGATCCTTCTATCAAATATGCTAATAGGCCAGTTCCAGGTCCCCAGCGGGTCTATTTATTTctcccctgaagcctgacacccttccttttttttctcccctcctCCTTACCCttgtttttcccttttttgtcttttctttttctcttttgtatctatatacaaattttatttactttttactgCTAGTTAGAAATTCCATGTGACAGTTCCAGGAATATATTGTATAGTCTTTAATAGGAGACATCCGTTTAAATGGAAGCGGGAAAGTCATTTATGGGCGTGATAGGCCTGACTCTAGGGTGGGGATTCTGGGTCAGGCATAGGATGTTAGTCTCTAGAGTGCCTTTTCCTTTTACATAACTTTCCATATAACTATACGTGTTAATTTGTTACATGCTTGGGATTTGTCATTTCTGGAATATTCGTTATGTATCATAATCACGATGTGTAACCTATTTGTACTGTTAAGGCTTGAAATAAAACTTTTTGAAAGAATAAATCAAAACACCTGAAAACCAAAAGGAAACCTACACCTAAATGAATAAGGTGCAAAATACACAAACTAAAGTGTAAATGACAGTGACATTGGCCCCTGCTACACTTGCCTTTGCCCATGGGTTAGGCATCACAGTTACATTATATTATTTGCTATTGGAAGTGTTCCTTATACATTACACTGTGTTTGTTTTATTGCCAAATGTTTGCACTCCTTGGGTCACAAATGTTGGGTTGTTGCTCTGACTGGAGTGAGTACCCTTTGTAATGAGTACCCTTTGTAATGAGagcatcatgcggcagtcaccgcccctaatcccgccccctacGCCTGACCGCTTACAGTGTGGTCCGGCATTTTTATTGTACAGCAAGGCTAGGTCTCCGATAAAGCTAGTAGTGTAACACTGcttcatctgttgtagcactaggagctgcttactttagtaagaagctcctaaTGTAGTTttttcaggtgacaggtcctgttTAAGCTTCATGGATATCTTTTTATTTCCTTAGTCTCATCATACATTTACTATGGTGGCATCCAATTATCTGCTCCGACTTATTGGGTATCACACCATAATAAGGCTCAACTAAAGCCTTATGCACATAACCATGTGTGCAATACAGGCCACAAACGAGGCAATATTGCAGAGGTGCACATTGGCGGGAGAGCATTGCCTACCTTATCCATGTCCATCAGAAATGCGGCTGCTCCACAatacgggcaggaataggacctgtcctataatTTGTACCTCACAGCACCATGGCCGTGCACAATAAACCTCAATGGGAACCATGAGTTTGTAGCACCCAAATAGGGTTGTGAGCATGAAGTGAGACAGAAATTCCCATAAATCTGTACTCCACTCCAGCCGATTACGGAGCTCAGCAGTGTTGTGTAGAGGTGATAAACCCTGAACAGCACATAATAGGACAACAGCTGAATGTGAACTCCACAAGCCACCTATGGGCTAGCAGTGCTGGAATGGTGGGACAGGTAAGTTTGAGTTATTTTAACAAAAATTTGCATTACAGTAGATCTTAACATCACAGAAATTCTGTTTTCTCTCTGGGAATGCAGGTAATTTTTAGCTTGGTGTTAGGGGATTTACTGCAGATATGTAATTAATCATCTAATCTGTAACAAGATACTGTCATAACAGAGGTTTATCCTCTGGAATTTGGAGCTAATGTGTTATTGTTCTTTTATGCAGGTGGTGGCAGGTTTATTTCTTGTAACCATAATAATGGCGGATGAGCTTACTCCTACCTATGAGTGGATGGATGAGACAGGCAAGGCATTGATATGTCAGAAATGCCCACCGGGTACATATGTTGCCAAACATTGCTCTTCCAAAAGTAACACAATATGCCAGGCATGCCCAGAGAAGCATTATACCCAGCACTGGAATTACCTGGACAAATGCAGATTTTGCAATGTTATCTGTCAGGAAGGAGAGCAAGTGAAACACGATTGCAATTCCACACACAACAGGGTATGCGAATGCCAGCCTGGCTACCACCTCAGTGGCCACTACTGTATCCAAGATTTACAGAGCGATTATCAACCAGACGGTTAGTGTTGGCGTTATGAGGAAAATATAACATATTATATAACATAAATGTAAAAAGAATAAGCTTACACACAGCAAATCAGTATAGCACTGAAGTGTAAAGCATGAAGGAGTACAAAATACTTGGGATTTAGTgcagttcttaaagggaacctgtcagcagacattGGTCTAATAAAACACCTTctaaatcatgtttctttcatgacccagtaaaGTGGCATTATcctgaaaatcaattttgaatgcagatgtaaattgtttgtataaagtcaaggcggTGGAGAGTTGAGCGCTGAAGTCAATGCACCAGACTTCTGTAGAGCCGGTTATGATGCCACTGGGTACAGGCTGTTCAATTTCTGTAAAGGGGCAAggtaaggagagcttgacttcagtgctaaactctccatcTAAATGACTTTATACACCCAATTTACATTTTACTTGAAGTTGGTTTTCAGGATGatgacaacatactgatagtggtttattgggtcaatttctttggatgggttccctttaaagacttgAGTTTTGAGAGTTAAGGGTGCCTTTTGTTTAAGGAAGGGTGACATTTTTGTGATGTttgcttctatttttttttttctccccacagGTGATGAAGATGGTGACAGGCTCATTATAGATTACTCTGAAGGCCTGAATAACACAACATACGTGATCCGACAACTGAAACTCAGCCTTGTCATCCAAAAAGGAAAGAAGCACAGTCTCCAGAAAAGGATTCGGAAGTTGTTAAAAACcagtgatttaaataaagctatGCTCCTGCAACTTTTGGATTCCTTAAAAGACGGCAAATTACAGAATCAAGAAAAAAATAAGCTTAAGAGATTCTTACATCAGGAAGAATCGTAAGATCTGAAAAGCAGCCATGCCTCGTGCTACATCCAGGAGCAAAGATCATTCCAATAGTAGAatatttcatttaccttctggagATGCAGAAAGAAAACATTATTTCAAGGAACTCCATTTCAACTTGATTTCAggaacattttaaacattttgtaaAGTTAACCAATATAAACTCTCACTGCCTCTTAATTTATTATACACCTTCCCTGCCAttgaaatacattaaaaaaaactttgtttactttttaaaaaaacagtcCGAACTATTATTATTGAAGGTAACTGTATTTTAAGAGCCGCCAAAGAGAACATACTGATTGTCCCAACAATAGGATCTACATGACCTACATGCCACCATGTGCATGTCGGGGCGGGCGAGATCGGAGCAGGTGAAGGGCATTTATGCCCTGGccatcacatttactatagtctccaccagaaaactgccaGTTCTGATCTCACCTAAAGTTGAAACTGGCAGTGTTTGCGCTCATATTCACAAAGAGGCTGAAGCTTCTTCGTGTATATGGGTGTTGGatccatatatataataaattcatAGCAATGGGCTCACACAAGGCATGGTTACTACAGATCTGTATGTGAGCTAACTGCCTGAGTTGCAGAACCCATAGCAGGTCCGGTTCATAACCTTGTTAACATTTCGAGTGGTCTATATTGTTATCATCAGCCAGTGTGGAGCCAGTGTGAGTGCTCCTTGCAGCCATTGTGTGCTCCCCAAAAGGGCatgagagcttaaaggggttatccgggtttaaattttttttaatgtccgggctggggagggctagttaaacataataaacatctacttacctcctccggtgctgccgatgtcccgcgccgcggcccgtcttctctgtgcgccggtttcattacatcggcgcacagggagcttccggccggccggaagctcccatgcgcaccatctctcagcgcttacaacgctgagagatagggacgcatgggaggagccgtccacatcgtggaccggaagctccctgtgcgcggcttccgtgcccctgtaaacaaacaggggcacggatcgaaggcaccgcggcgcgggacaacggcggcgccggagggggtaagtacatgtttattatgtttaactagccttccccagcccggacataaaaaaaaaattaaacccggataacccctttaatatggctCCAGGCCAGCTCAAATTTTGGCATAAGAAACACATAGCATTGTGACATGACTAAATATGTGCATCCACAAGGTGCATTTTCAGTTATCTGCTGAAAAAAATTTGATAACTACAATAAAAATCCCATGCAATATTTATTGAAAATGTAAAAGCTCTTGcagatcattaaccccttaaggaccaggccctttttcgtttttgcgtctttatttttcacaccccaccttcaaaaatctataacttttttatttttccatgtagagagctgtgtgatggcttgttttcttcgtaacaaatttcacttcatagtgatggcatttaattgtctatgccatatactgggaagcgggaaaaaaattctgaatgcagtgaaaatggtgaaaaaacgcatttgcgccgttttcttgtgggcgtggattttacgtctttcactgtgcgctccaaatgacatgtctaatttcttcattgggtcaatacgatcacatggataccaaatttataggttttatacatacatttttttttcatacatttacaaaaattaaaacctcctgtacaaaaaaaaaaaatgttcattttgccgtcttcttgcgctaataactttttcatactttggtgtatggagctgtgggtggtgtcattttttgcgacttttgatgacgttttcaatgcttttatttttagaattgtacgaccttttgatcactttttattgaattttttatatttttcaaaatggcaaaaaaaatgccatttgcgactttgggcactattttccgttacggggttaaacgcagtaaaaaaacattcttatattttgatagatcgggcattttcggacgcggcgatacctaatgtgtttatgatttttactgtttatttatatttatatcagttctagggaaaggggggtgatttgaatttttaggtttttttaatataattttttattttttattttttttaattaaaattttttactatttttcagactccctagggtactgtaaccctaggttgtctgattgatcctaccatatactgccatacaacagtatggcagtatatgggggttttgcacaccatctattacaatgtgcagatcgtacattgtaatagatggcctaaaacatgatagcctcggatcattgtgtgatccgaggctgtcatggcaacggatcgccgctccccgatgacgtcacgcagctttgccggcggcgatgaaagggttaacacccgcgatcggtacaagcaccgatcgcggtgttagcgacgggtgcttgcttcattgtgaagcaagcacccggcgtgtatgaagagggctcagcccgtgaaccctcttcatactaccccatgcgcaataaaacgtacaggtacgtcttattgcgctatggggttaaataatATAAACCTATACGCACAAAGACCAGATTTCCATTGTTAAATATTAAAATTcatgaatttttattgaaaaatacacaatatcacaaatacaaatacatttaaaatttgttgggggaggggggagggggttacaAGTGTGAGTGGGGTCGAACAGTCTGTGCTGGAGAgacaatatataacaaatatcCAGTACACGTGGACCGGTAAGTATAATGGGTTACAATATACAAGTATGGTACAAGTTAATTGGTAAACATTGTAGCTTACCATGGTAACCAAAAATTGCCATCACAGGGACACACCTGGGTTTTAAATTACCTGTTATACGTATTTAATATATTGCACTTGCCCTTGGTTTGGTTAAAGTGCTTTTGGATGTGCATCAAGTCCCTGTAAGGCCAGTATGTCCATACAACATATGAATGGAATCTCTACATTGTTACCTGCTGGTAGGGGTACACGTGGATCTTGATAGctgacaccccgacgcgcgtttcggcacgcTTGACAGTAATTGTGTGTACACACATTCTTGGGGAAAGGTGAAGGGAATTGTCATTACACCCTTGTCCATGCTCTTCCATTCCCCTAACCTGTTAGACATGGAGGACTCTTGAGAACTAAACATAGTCCTACTGGTAGTCATGCAGTGTCCATTGAACCACAGACTGGAACCCATCCTCCTTACCTTAGCAGATATCATAACCAATATGAAACATTACTTATTTGTCTCCATACTGAATCATTATTCCAAAAGTAGTGTTGCTTCTTTGAGACTTATCTGACTGCTGTCAGAATCCGTGATATCATGATGAAGTCCAAACATCCACAGTTGTACTTGTCCCAAGATAAAGTAACAACAAATAAATACCTTAAAAAATATGCAGTATGAGCCACCAGATCCTGTTTTCAATTATTAAATTGCTGGTAGAACAATAAAGAAGAATCAGAGGTAAAGGGGAAGGAAAAGACCAGTGACATGACATGAGGGACACGTGTCCTGCTTCTTCAGCAGTTGCTGCCCACGCACTTTCTCAAAACAAACCCATGAAGGAAGTGTTCACTGAAACTAGGGTTTTGTGCAGCGGAGAGTGTGTAAGCCTAAACCATTGTCTCTgtgcagcagaattttataatgaACTTGTATAAACCTGTAGAGCTCTTCAAAACCATCTGAGAGCACCAGAAGTAAGACACCAGTGGAGGTGTTTCACTTTCAGTCTGCTAATGATAGCCTTTCTATGTACCGTAGGGTG comes from Engystomops pustulosus chromosome 6, aEngPut4.maternal, whole genome shotgun sequence and encodes:
- the TNFRSF6B gene encoding tumor necrosis factor receptor superfamily member 6B isoform X2; this encodes MTDCKKMMYYHNIIQVVAGLFLVTIIMADELTPTYEWMDETGDEDGDRLIIDYSEGLNNTTYVIRQLKLSLVIQKGKKHSLQKRIRKLLKTSDLNKAMLLQLLDSLKDGKLQNQEKNKLKRFLHQEES
- the TNFRSF6B gene encoding tumor necrosis factor receptor superfamily member 6B isoform X1; the encoded protein is MTDCKKMMYYHNIIQVVAGLFLVTIIMADELTPTYEWMDETGKALICQKCPPGTYVAKHCSSKSNTICQACPEKHYTQHWNYLDKCRFCNVICQEGEQVKHDCNSTHNRVCECQPGYHLSGHYCIQDLQSDYQPDGDEDGDRLIIDYSEGLNNTTYVIRQLKLSLVIQKGKKHSLQKRIRKLLKTSDLNKAMLLQLLDSLKDGKLQNQEKNKLKRFLHQEES